Proteins from a genomic interval of Rhizoctonia solani chromosome 12, complete sequence:
- a CDS encoding 37S ribosomal protein S22, mitochondrial produces MSFRATLARLRQNAINTQNAPNAPLQLDPALSQLLHDTDLSLLRKFRHGSKHYVERPELQVEETDTFDSLPPEYEGYEIAERGAETHEGSYWDGPREERRSPAAVYGTKHVGMVVLPWELEHAVSRVVEGETIQYPAQFLLTLAESDKHQLRSDAKRLFFYPIQPNTQPTTSSSGPSKIPYHKPENARSSNLKPEWQLSSTAPSLTFSTKGNYKTVVQLGPREALAFNTVVMPAHYAATANVFREISQRISGPGKGDDRIETVIDFGGKTGQGLWAALVTFREPISAPETGQDPSKPLDENANPTSWTPISASPHHLRVGPSSVPSIPTSSVTLHNLENNIPREQSWSISTLKKYMLLDSRRGLTELARRLVKGTNIGECEVLYQDFWGKNTQLPVPEQSLALCAFTLSELPDGTARKRMVTEMWQSGAEWMVIIDHGTPTGFDSVAQARELLLDLGRKELDSRVEGSEDNQRAPGSHVLAPCPHSHACPLHSSPNTRDICHFTQRVQTPPFLRHTKHSREGHEDVAYSYVVIRRGRGPVTHRTQQYGSPAAKGLVGAVGRESAEKMRLEEVVEGGWRRWSVDWIDGHGGMAHEVGIERNDLGQTQEPIESVEQNSEEEVLRGAIGTWPRIIYPPMKRSGHVIMDTCTNEGSIARITIPRSQGKQAYYDARKASWGDAFPHPPRITPLIRTRGIRRLGPSHTQPAADEPNIESETSELDDLRSTDSIDEDRINAFEVESEAGSSRRKSRDNSRRKGLRESRRRGAGTDLAPPDIETDSWLNREASELATQIQAEMEKNWENSQPGKRAD; encoded by the exons CCCAGCTCTTAGTCAATTGCTCCATGACACGGATTTATCTCTCCTCCGCAAATTTCGCCATGGCTCCAAGCACTATGTGGAGCGTCCCGAGCTTCAAGTCGAAGAGACCGATACCTTTGATAGTCTCCCTCCCGAATATGAGGGTTACGAGATTGCCGAGAGAGGAGCAGAAACCCACGAAGGCTCATATTGGGACGGCCCACGAGAAGAGAGGCGATCCCCCGCGGCAGTATATGGAACGAAACATGTTGGCATGGTAGTTCTGCCGTGGGAGCTTGAGCATGCCGTTAGTAGGGTCGTTGAAGGTGAGACAATTCAATATCCAGCTCAGTTCCTACTCACGCTCGCAGAGTCCGACAAACACCAACTACGTTCGGATGCTAAACGGTTATTCTTTTATCCCATACAACCAAACACTCAGCCAACAACTTCAAGCTCGGGTCCCTCGAAAATACCTTATCACAAGCCAGAAAATGCGCGTTCGTCAAATCTCAAGCCTGAATGGCAATTATCGAGTACTGCACCATCACTCACATTTAGTACCAAAG GAAATTACAAGACAGTGGTTCAGCTCGGCCCTCGGGAAGCATTAGCATTCAATACAGTCGTGATGCCAGCCCATTATGCCGCTACAGCCAATGTCTTTCGAGAAATATCCCAACGAATATCTGGACCTGGGAAGGGTGACGACCGAATAGAGACCGTCATTGATTTTGGGGGCAAGACTGGCCAGGGGTTGTG GGCTGCTTTGGTAACCTTTCGAGAGCCAATCTCGGCTCCAGAAACCGGACAGGACCCGTCTAAACCACTCGATGAAAACGCTAACCCGACCTCCTGGACACCCATATCCGCGTCCCCTCACCACTTGCGCGTCGGGCCTTCATCTGTCCCTTCGATTCCAACCTCTTCGGTTACACTGCATAATCTGGAGAATAATATTCCACGTGAACAGTCATGGTCAATATCCACACTCAAAAAATACATGCTACTCGACTCTAGACGTGGTTTGACAGAGTTGGCGAGACGATTGGTCAAGGGAACGAATATAGGTGAATGCGAGGTTCTGTACCAAGATTTCTGGGGAAAG AATACTCAACTGCCCGTACCTGAACAGTCATTAGCTCTATGCGCATTCACTCTGTCGGAGCTTCCTGATGGAACCGCACGCAAGCGGATGGTCACAGAAATGTGGCAGTCTGGGGCAGAGTGGATG GTTATCATCGATCATGGAACTCCCACAGGGTTTGATAGTGTAGCACAAGCTAGAGAACTGCTCTTGGATTTGGGAAGAAAGGAACTTGACTCTCGAGTCGAGGGGTCAGAGGATAATCAGAGGGCTCCGGGAAGCCATGTACTCGCTCCT TGTCCCCATTCTCATGCATGCCCGCTACATAGTTCGCCAAACACTCGGGATATTTGCCATTTCACCCAGCGAGTTCAGACGCCGCCTTTTCTGCGACACACAAAACATTCGCGTGAGGGCCACGAAGATGTGGCCTACTCATATGTGGTCATACGGAGAGGGAGG GGCCCTGTGACTCACCGTACCCAGCAATACGGCAGCCCGGCAGCCAAGGGCTTAGTTGGAGCTGTTGGGCGTGAATCCGCTGAAAAAATGCGACTGGAGGAAGTCGTAGAAGGTG GTTGGAGAAGATGGAGTGTGGACTGGATTGATGGACACGGAGGCATGGCGCATGAAGTAGGAATAGAACGAAATGACTTGGGTCAAACCCAGGAGCCTATCGAGTCTGTCGAACAAAATTCTGAAGAAGAGGTACTGCGTGGTGCCATCGGAACATGGCCTCGAATAATTTACCCCCCAATGAAGCGTAGCGGACATGTGATCATGGATACTTGCACGAACGAAG GTTCGATCGCGCGCATAACCATCCCTCGCTCCCAAGGTAAACAGGCATACTATGACGCTCGAAAAGCAAGTTGGGGGGACGCTTTTCCTCACCCACCCCGCATCACACCTCTAATCCGAACGCGTGGAATTCGTAGACTTGGTCCCTCCCACACCCAGCCCGCCGCCGATGAGCCAAACATCGAGTCAGAGACTTCGGAGCTGGATGATTTGCGTAGCACCGACAGTATCGATGAGGATCGCATAAACGCGTTCGAGGTGGAGTCAGAAGCTGGATCATCGCGAAGAAAGTCGAGAGACAATTCAAGACGCAAAGGGCTACGAGAGTCCCGACGTCGGGGCGCCGGCACTGATTTAGCTCCCCCCGATATAGAAACTGATAGCTGGCTTAATAGAGAGGCAAGCGAACTCGCCACCCAGATTCAGGCCGAGATGGAAAAAAATTGGGAAAACAGCCAACCTGGAAAGAGGGCGGATTAG
- a CDS encoding 50S ribosomal protein L1, translating to MAHIAQHYRYENTHGDDFDYPEPNYPYLYAPRSDAGYTTPAVSHAPLPPASVAPSHHSGTFSQPKAKRRVPERAYSDTSRSSGGDSYITPSLSQSQVGNRNRTTIYNHNYASPRSRATSFVSREDLRNIPNGPPSPPVAPFTPRSKPPTLVPSSSVLSHQWVPTNYSGSSISSPKPANPRRLRGVLKNPQPSNDDASYTSSSSAPDVIEGPPPPIIVPSANERTFSMVQPRIESGPSSELVIHRQSRAISTSSPSVAPQKTQFNGNSNQVSRHLSKPWDARSPPRLDSATRNTPAFDIPGVHSIQLIVAGLPWSIHVRAGASRSRSSKSRSRSRSEQITIGDVIDSVYASLNKSLTRTDVRAASNDTKKRIARAAAAAERESQRGEHSARTGKPSAARRIDFLGSRIWFLGLEKNDDFARREGYGLSEGELHKVWVMRFSSTPNGRATTVPV from the exons ATGGCACACATTGCTCAGCACTATCGATATGAAAACACTCACGGTGACGATTTTGACTACCCTGAGCCCAATTATCCCTATCTCTACGCTCCTCGCAGCGACGCCGGCTATACG ACCCCAGCAGTCTCTCACGCGCCACTCCCGCCGGCTAGTGTCGCACCTTCTCATCATTCGGGCACATTTTCTCAGCCCAAGGCGAAACGGCGGGTTCCTGAACGAGCCTACAGCGATACGTCTCGGTCTTCAGGTGGCGATTCTTATATTACACCCTCTCTATCCCAATCCCAAGTAGGAAACCGTAATCGCACCACGATTTACAATCACAACTACGCAAGCCCTCGCTCTCGGGCCACTTCGTTTGTATCTCGTGAAGACCTTCGCAATATTCCCAATGGGCCACCAAGCCCGCCTGTAGCCCCCTTTACCCCTCGTTCCAAGCCACCGACTTTGGTCCCATCTTCCTCGGTGCTTTCTCACCAGTGGGTACCCACTAACTATAGTGGCAGCAGCATATCATCACCGAAGCCAGCAAACCCTCGCCGTCTTCGAGGCGTGCTTAAGAATCCCCAACCTTCCAACGATGATGCCTCGTACACATCATCTTCCAGCGCCCCCGATGTCATTGAAGGGCCACCACCACCTATTATTGTACCATCTGCCAATGAGCGCACTTTCTCAATGGTTCAGCCTAGGATAGAGTCGGGTCCATCCTCCGAGCTAGTTATCCATCGTCAATCGAGGGCAATTTCAACAAGTTCTCCCTCGGTAGCCCCTCAAAAGACCCAATTTAACGGAAATAGTAACCAAGTCTCACGCCATCTTAGCAAGCCTTGGGACGCACGCTCGCCTCCTCGCCTGGACTCAGCAACCCGAAATACACCGGCCTTTGATATACCTGGTGTTCATAGCATACAGCTTATTGTTGCTGGATTACCTTGGTCTATACATGTCCGTGCAGGTGCTTCTCGCTCTCGTTCTTCAAAATCTCGCTCTCGTTCTCGCTCCGAACAGATCACGATTGGTGACGTTATTGACAGCGTCTATGCTTCATTGAACAAGTCGTTGACGCGCACTGATGTGCGTGCCGCATCCAATGATACCAAAAAGCGAATTGCACGCGCCGCAGCTGCAGCTGAACGCGAGTCACAACGCGGAGAACATAGCGCGAGGACCGGCAAGCCTTCCGCAGCTCGTCGAATCGATTTCTTGGGCTCGAGGATATGGTTCTTGGGGTTAGAAAAGAACGATGATTTTGCACGGCGGGAAGGATACGGACTAAGCGAGGGCGAATTGCATAAGGTGTGGGTGATGCGTTTTAGTTCGACGCCCAATGGCCGTGCAACGACTGTCCCGGTCTGA
- a CDS encoding ribosomal protein L1p/L10e family, with protein sequence MSGLRCFASVSRAFLPVCGVGIQPQLRVRTFSSTPIALAKISSPGKKKRRKRVKVREINPEAMPIVEAAHVLRASGIDYPGSIYGTKHWSMSVEASRPLSAYELHIKTQFTRGQAPLRGRIALPRDPRTRGETVLVFAEGKAAQDAREAGAAYVGGEELVPKAYQGDLYSQLDRTHYSETCKIFGAKRHVFTPPVSRFSLADSSPTFCYILGLMPAAKRGTVTEDVVAAIREAKVEEVENNVRTFLQTVRDAMTPEDEVFATRKKAASTILQVYLSSTQGPGIELSDVGYIPYK encoded by the exons ATGTCTGGGCTCCGGTGCTTTGCGTCTGTCTCTCGAGCCTTTCTG CCGGTATGTGGCGTGGGTATTCAGCCTCAATTGAGGGTACGAACATTCTCGAGTACCCCCATCGCTCTGGCCAAAATATCTTCACCTGGAAAGAAAAAGCGCAGAAAGCGGGTCAAGGTCCGAGAGATCAATCCAGAGGCCATGCCAATAGTGGAAGCCGCACATGTACTACGGGCAAGTGGTATTGATTATCCAGGCAGTATCTATGGCACTAAGCATTGGTCTATG TCTGTCGAGGCTAGCCGACCACTCTCTGCGTACGAATTGCACATCAAGACGCAATTTACCCGTGGTCAAGCGCCCTTGCGAGGCCGAATTGCCTTGCCCCGTGACCCACGGACCCGCGGTGAGACTGTGCTAGTATTTGCAGAGGGAAAGGCAGCTCAGGATGCGCGCGAGGCCGGCGCCGCCTACGTCGGTGGTGAGGAGCTTGTTCCAAAG GCCTACCAAGGTGATTTGTACTCCCAACTTGATAGGACCCATTACTCCGAAACTTGCAAGATTTTTGGGGCCAAAAGGCACGTTTTCACCCCGCCTGTGTCTAGATTCTCCTTGGCCGACTCAAGTCCCACGTTTTGTTACATTCTAGGATTGATGCCGGCAGCTAAGCGCGGGACGGTGACCGAGGACGTCGTTGCGGCTATACGGGAAGCGAAAG TCGAGGAGGTCGAGAACAACGTGCGAACATTTTTACAAACCGTGCGCGATGCCATGACACCAGAGGATGAGGTATTTGCTACTCGTAAAAAAGCTG CATCAACCATATTGCAGGTCTATCTCAGTTCTACCCAAGGCCCGGGCATTGAACTATCTGATGTGGGGTATATCCCATACAAGTAA